In a genomic window of Occallatibacter riparius:
- a CDS encoding amino acid permease, protein MSLLSAEANEQGEHTLKRSLGAVNLITLGIGAIIGAGIFVLTGTAAAEDAGPAVSLSFVLAGITCAFAGLCYAEFASIIPIAGSAYTYGYATLGEFVAWIIGWDLCLEYGFGAATVAAGWSGYLSSLLAQFHIYIPPQFTATPGTQLVFFQNEWIPLKSLPMGIDPTNLQHATGLFNLVALLAILAVTTILVIGIKESANLNSFIVFVKLGVVAVFIVLGGWFLFQHPHIATANWHPFIPPSDGAGHFGLNGIAMGAASVFFAYIGFDAVSTAAQEARNPQKDMPIGILGSLVVCTILYIIVSTILTGLVKYSNLDVAAPVALGIKVTGVGWGTLLVDIGAVFGLGTVMLVMLLGQSRVFFSMSKDGLLPRWCSDIHPRFRTPWISTIIVGLVVAVMPAFLDVNALSKLVNIGTLLAFTIVSAGVWVLRVREPNLPRPFKTPLVPLVPILGMISALFLMTRLPAITWEVMIGWLLVGLIIYFGYSRKHSKVQALPESVAAGD, encoded by the coding sequence ATGTCGTTACTTTCGGCCGAAGCGAACGAGCAGGGCGAACATACGCTCAAGCGCTCCCTGGGTGCCGTTAACCTCATCACCTTGGGAATCGGGGCCATCATCGGAGCAGGCATCTTCGTCCTGACTGGAACCGCTGCGGCTGAAGACGCCGGTCCGGCCGTCTCCCTGAGCTTCGTTCTCGCGGGAATTACCTGTGCTTTCGCTGGACTCTGCTACGCCGAATTCGCCTCAATCATCCCGATCGCGGGTTCCGCATACACCTACGGTTACGCCACTCTCGGTGAGTTTGTCGCCTGGATCATCGGATGGGATCTCTGCCTCGAGTACGGTTTCGGTGCGGCTACAGTTGCAGCCGGCTGGTCAGGATACCTCTCCAGTCTGCTGGCCCAGTTTCACATCTACATTCCGCCTCAGTTCACTGCCACGCCTGGCACCCAGCTTGTCTTCTTCCAGAACGAATGGATCCCGCTGAAGTCGCTGCCCATGGGTATTGATCCCACCAATCTGCAGCATGCCACCGGGCTCTTCAACCTCGTGGCCCTGCTGGCCATCCTCGCCGTCACCACCATTCTGGTCATCGGCATCAAGGAATCGGCGAATCTCAACAGCTTCATCGTCTTCGTCAAGCTCGGCGTAGTCGCCGTCTTCATCGTGCTCGGCGGATGGTTCCTCTTCCAGCATCCTCACATCGCCACGGCCAACTGGCATCCTTTCATTCCGCCCTCCGACGGGGCAGGGCATTTCGGCCTGAATGGAATCGCTATGGGTGCGGCGTCGGTCTTCTTCGCCTACATCGGCTTTGACGCAGTCTCCACCGCGGCGCAGGAAGCCCGCAATCCGCAGAAGGATATGCCCATCGGTATCCTCGGATCGCTGGTCGTCTGCACCATCCTCTACATCATCGTCTCCACCATCCTCACCGGTCTGGTGAAGTACTCCAACCTCGACGTCGCCGCTCCCGTCGCTCTTGGCATCAAGGTGACAGGAGTCGGCTGGGGCACGCTGCTCGTTGATATCGGCGCGGTTTTCGGGCTTGGCACTGTCATGCTGGTCATGCTCCTTGGCCAGTCGCGAGTCTTTTTCTCCATGTCGAAAGACGGTCTCTTGCCGAGATGGTGCTCCGACATTCACCCGCGCTTCCGTACGCCGTGGATTTCTACGATCATTGTGGGATTGGTTGTGGCTGTGATGCCGGCATTCCTCGATGTCAACGCTCTCTCGAAGCTGGTAAACATCGGTACTCTGTTGGCGTTCACGATCGTTAGTGCCGGTGTCTGGGTCCTTCGCGTCCGCGAGCCCAATTTGCCCCGCCCGTTCAAGACTCCCTTGGTGCCGCTGGTGCCTATTCTTGGAATGATCTCGGCGCTCTTCCTGATGACCCGCCTGCCTGCCATCACCTGGGAGGTCATGATTGGATGGCTGCTCGTTGGCCTGATCATCTACTTCGGCTATTCCCGCAAGCACAGCAAAGTACAGGCGCTTCCCGAAAGCGTCGCTGCAGGCGACTGA
- a CDS encoding APC family permease has product MSEVTTPQTVPGTQAAPSKNGSTKMVQSLGLFSSTALVIGSMIGSGIFLVDSDIARVTNSPALYLGAWVVTGVLTIIAALSYGELAAMMPKAGGQYVYLRESLGPLWGFLYGWTLFVVIQTGTIAAVCVAFGKFLGVFFPSVSTTNWLWHIAHVPPIHVGPMVLGNMDIGVNTANLTGIVIVFLLAFVNIFGVKLGALIQNVFTSAKALSLAALIILGITIGRNAGAINSNFGAHFTEFWSNSGWHALHPVQVGVGGPIVMVNLFVVLAVVQVGSLFSSDAWNNITFTAGEVKNPRRNIPLSLVLGTGFVITAYILASLVYIMVLPMHGDPNGATVFTRGVQYATEDRVATAALNQIFSFGGAKLMAAAILISTFGCANGLTLAGARVYYAMSRDGLFFKSVGKLNPKYHTPVAGLAVQAIWTAVLCVSGSYSQLLDYIIFAVLVFYILTIIGLFVLRFKWPAAPRPYRALGYPVLPAIYIVMASWICIVLLRYKPQYTWPGLVLVLIGIPVYFLWSRRAPAMQES; this is encoded by the coding sequence ACTCCGACATTGCCCGCGTAACCAACTCTCCGGCTCTCTACCTTGGCGCCTGGGTCGTGACCGGGGTCCTCACCATCATTGCCGCGCTCAGCTACGGCGAACTTGCCGCCATGATGCCCAAGGCCGGCGGTCAATATGTCTATCTTCGAGAGTCGCTCGGCCCGCTATGGGGTTTCCTCTACGGCTGGACACTCTTTGTCGTCATCCAGACCGGCACCATTGCCGCGGTCTGCGTCGCATTCGGCAAGTTCCTCGGCGTCTTCTTCCCGTCCGTATCCACGACGAATTGGCTCTGGCACATCGCGCACGTGCCGCCCATCCATGTCGGCCCCATGGTCCTCGGCAACATGGACATCGGCGTAAACACCGCCAACCTTACGGGCATCGTCATCGTCTTCCTGTTGGCGTTCGTCAACATCTTCGGCGTCAAACTCGGCGCGCTCATCCAGAACGTCTTCACCTCGGCGAAAGCTCTCTCACTGGCCGCGCTCATCATCCTCGGCATCACCATCGGTCGCAACGCCGGCGCCATCAATTCCAACTTCGGCGCGCACTTCACCGAGTTCTGGTCGAACTCAGGCTGGCACGCTCTGCACCCCGTTCAGGTCGGCGTCGGGGGACCCATCGTCATGGTCAACCTGTTCGTCGTCCTCGCCGTCGTGCAGGTCGGATCGCTCTTCTCCTCAGACGCGTGGAACAACATCACCTTCACCGCCGGGGAAGTGAAGAACCCCAGGCGCAACATCCCGCTGTCCCTAGTCCTCGGCACTGGGTTCGTCATCACCGCTTACATCCTTGCGTCGCTTGTCTACATCATGGTCCTGCCCATGCATGGCGACCCCAACGGCGCAACCGTCTTTACGCGCGGCGTGCAATATGCCACCGAAGATCGAGTAGCGACCGCGGCACTCAACCAGATATTCAGCTTTGGCGGAGCCAAGCTGATGGCCGCTGCCATTCTGATCTCTACGTTCGGCTGCGCCAACGGCCTCACACTGGCCGGCGCGCGCGTCTATTACGCCATGAGCCGCGACGGCCTCTTCTTCAAGTCCGTCGGCAAGCTCAATCCGAAGTACCACACGCCTGTTGCGGGGCTCGCCGTTCAAGCCATCTGGACAGCCGTCCTTTGCGTCTCCGGCTCTTACAGTCAGTTACTCGACTACATCATCTTTGCCGTGCTCGTCTTCTATATCCTCACCATCATCGGCTTGTTCGTTCTGCGCTTCAAATGGCCCGCCGCACCCCGCCCCTATCGAGCCCTCGGATATCCAGTTCTACCGGCCATCTATATCGTCATGGCCAGTTGGATATGTATCGTATTATTGCGGTACAAACCCCAGTACACCTGGCCGGGTCTGGTCCTCGTTCTCATTGGCATTCCCGTCTATTTCCTGTGGTCGCGGCGCGCGCCCGCAATGCAAGAAAGCTGA